Genomic window (Deltaproteobacteria bacterium):
AGAGCGAGATGGGAAAAGGCACGGGGGGAAGCCCGCGAGACGGAGGAGGGGGGGAACCGTCTCGCGGGCCAGGGTCACGGGGTACGCTAGTTCGTGGTCGCCCTACGCCACACGGGCGCGATCGGACTCTGAGGTGGCGTACGATTGCAGATGAACTATCTTGCCCCGCGATCGCTCAGCGAGCTGCTGCTCTTTCCATGTGAGCAAGCCGCGCCGCAGGTATTCCGGATTGAGATCCAGCAACTCGCAAATGTTCTCGAAGGAGAACGGCCACTCGCGATCTTCCGCGACGATCCAGCTCTCGGCATCTTCGAACAGTTGCCGTGCCTTGTGCTCACGTGCGAACAGGTGCTTGCGGTAGCAATCCACCGCGTCTTCCAAGATGGCGACGACCAGGCGCTTCTCCGGCTCCTGGATCTGCTTGCGACGCAAGGTGGCAAAATATTGCGACGGCAGCAGCACGTCCGGTTGGAACAGCCGCGAATCACGTTCGCCTACGATAGTCTCTCGCATGATCGCTCCTTCGGCCGTTAGACGACGGCCTCCTGGTTCATATTCAAGCTGCTTGCTGGAGTTAGATCCGCCAAAGTCGTGTCGGAAAAGAACTCGAGCATCCGCCGCTGCCCCTCCTGCCACACCCGTTGCATATTACAGCTTGCCAGCACCGAGCAGTCACGTTTCTCGCTCACACAAACGTTCAACGAAATCGGTCCCTCCACGGCTTCAATGACGTCGCGGAACGAGATTTGTTCAGCGGGCCGGGCCAGCGTGTAGCCTCCATGGGCGCCGCGGTACGAGTGCACCAAGTCGTGGCGAATCAGGTCTTTGATGATCTTTTCGAGAAATTTCTGCGGTACACGCCGGCGCGTGGCGATCTCCTTCACCGAGGCCGGCTCCCCGGCGCGCCGCGTCGACAGATAGATCACCGCCCGCAGCGCGTAATCGACCTTGCGACTGACCTGCATCATGGACACGTGACTACCCTCCGTAGACTGGCCCGCCTAGCCATTGGCCTCTCCGTACTCTTCGAGCCACGCCATCTGGATGGCCTCCAGCTTCGCTTCGTTTGACGCCTTCGGGTCATCCTCGAAGGCATCGAGTTCGGTAACCCAGCGATGGAGGTCGGTGAAGCGGACCCCGATCGGGTTGACGTCGCCGTGGCGTTCCAGCAGCGCGATGGCGATGTCTTCACTATCGGTCCATTTCAGACCCATCACGCGACCTCCTCAACCCGCTTGTGTTCGAGCGCTTCCTTGATCGAAGCGTCCATCAAGCGCTCTGCCAGCGGGGTTGTCACTTGGTTGAGTTCCTCGGTCACATCGCGGATGTAGTTGTAATCCGTACCCTGCAGCGCGGTCTCGAGCTTGACGATCGCGGCGTCGATTGCCGGGCGTTCCGCACTCAAGGCGTGGGGGATCTGCTTGCGCGAGGCGCGCACGAGGGCTGCGCCGTCGTTGCGGGCCTCGATGAGCAAACGAGCGATGACGTCTGTCTCGG
Coding sequences:
- a CDS encoding Rrf2 family transcriptional regulator; its protein translation is MSMMQVSRKVDYALRAVIYLSTRRAGEPASVKEIATRRRVPQKFLEKIIKDLIRHDLVHSYRGAHGGYTLARPAEQISFRDVIEAVEGPISLNVCVSEKRDCSVLASCNMQRVWQEGQRRMLEFFSDTTLADLTPASSLNMNQEAVV
- the iscX gene encoding Fe-S cluster assembly protein IscX; protein product: MKWTDSEDIAIALLERHGDVNPIGVRFTDLHRWVTELDAFEDDPKASNEAKLEAIQMAWLEEYGEANG